The Candidatus Scalindua japonica DNA window CACCACTTGCTCTTTTGTGCTCACCTCACCCTCACCACAGTTTGCACAAAATATCTTTAATGACAACAGACAACAAAATGCGTATACAAACCCCGATTTTCTATCAATGTGCAGGAATCATATAGATGAAGTCATGGGAGAGTATGGTTCTGATACTTCAGGTGATAAGGGTGGTATATAAAGAAGTGGTGGAAATGGTAGGTGTTTTACTAGCTCACTCAAGTTGATTTTCGTGAATACCACTGAAAGTATTGACAAAAGTTTAGCTTTGTTATCATTTCTTTTTAACACCATTCATAATATCAAGCGTAATCAGGTGGTCAAGCTAATATGTTATAATCCTTTCATCTTGTTGCTCTACATTCCCGAAATCGCTATAACTAAACATCGCCTTACCACACTACGTAGTGTTTAAACGTGACAAAACGTGGCTTTGTTGTTGACAAATAAAAACGTTTATGGTTTACTACGTCGATCAATAGGGGTGTAAACAGATTAATTAGATACATATTGAGATGGATCCTACAATTTAGCACATGGGTCTCGCATTGTCCCTTACATTTTATTTATCAGTGAGTAGAGGAGGAAAAGAGAATATGGAAATAATTAAGTCATATTATAATATTAAGCCTAAAGTCGTATTGTGCATAGTGCTTATATCGCTATTTTTAATCCCACTTATTACGTATGCGACCACAATATACAATATTAAGGATGACTGGAGTGACACAAATAACCCCAATGGCGTATGGTCATTAAATAGGAATGGAGCACTCTTAACCGCCAGGATTGCTGGAGGTGACAGTTGGGGTTCCCCACAGCAGGCGTGGGGATCAGGGCAAAGTTTCGAAAACATTTTTAAGAGTAATGGTACCGAACAGTTCACCCACGACTGGCAGCAGGACGACATAGTTACACACACACCCAATAGTACGTCACAGTTCCATGAAATAAAATGGACAAGTCCAGAAGATGGCGTATTTTCAATATCAGGAGCAGCTTGGTCAACACGTGCGTTAAGTAGAACGAATATATGGTCACTGCACAGCAACGGTAACCTCCTCACACAGGGTGTTCTCCAATTTGGCCCCACATCAAGAGCGAACCCGTTCTTATTTGAGAACGGAAGTAATGGGAGTTCCGTCATTCAAAACCTATCGTTATTTAAAGATGACACCATACAGTTGCGAATACAAAATATATCTGGCTTAGGAGATTATGTAGGTCTTAATCTGCAGATCGAAGGCGGGCCAGCAGCAGTTCCAGAACCCGCAACAATCGCCCTTCTCGGTATAGGTTTAACAGTACTTGCAGGAGCAGAAGTAAGACGCAGACGAAAAAAGAAAACAATTAATAGCTAGGTAATTATATTTCAATATAGTTTCATTATACAGACGCCTGCATTCTTCATACAACGAAGGATGTAGGTGTTTTTTTATGTCTACTACATACCACACTCACCAGTAATATACTTGTGTGTCCTGATGTTTAGGCTTCACATTACAATGAACCCCATTATATCACCGCAACTGTAAGTCTTATTCAATACCATACCATTGACAACATTGACAAAAGCCTGGTTTGTTATCATTCCTCATAAACACCATTTAGATACCAAGCGGAATCAGTTGGTAAATCTGAAGTGTCACAGCCTTTCATTTTTCAATCAGTATTTTAATTTTCTTGTTGATTTATTAATTAAACACTATAGGCTTCTGTATATATAATTGTACATTTCAATTAAAGGAGGGTGTATTATGAAGAAGCTTCTCATCTTGGTTTTTGCATTTCTGCTTTGCAGTCCTACCTCACAGGCAACATTAATTGACAATCTTGATGGTACAATTACAGACACAAATACCGATCTAATGTGGCTTCAAGATACTAGGTATGCCATGACAAGTGGATATGATCATGATGGTAATATGGACTGGTATGAAGCAATGGAATGGGCAGAGACACTAAGCTTTGGAGGTTTTAACAACTGGAGGTTACCGTCCATGGATGTCAATGGTGACATGGTTATAGTGGATGGCTCCAGTGTAAGCGCAACAGAGCTCCTAGACAACGAATATGCCTATATGTACTACTTTAATGGCATTACCCCGTTTATCCCTGACGTCTTTACTAACTTCGCACCTTCTGGGTTACGGAATTACTGGTCTAGTACATTATCAACAACCGATCTAGATAATGCCCATCATTTTCTTTTTGTTAACGGCGGCCAGAGCGAAATGGACAAGGAATATGGGGGTGGCTATCTTTGGGCAGTGCGTGACATAAATTCTGTTCCAGAACCCACAATAATCACCCTCTTCTGCATCGGCATAGTGGGACTTGCAGGTGCGGAAGTAAGACGCAGACGGAAGAAGAAAGCAGTTGTTAAAAGCTAGGTAATTATTTACTAAGATTGATTCATTATACAGACGCCTACATTCTTTATACACTTAGGGATGTAGTCGTTTTTTTATGTCTATTATATCCCAATACATCTCACCAGCAATATCCCTGTATGCCCTTAATTTAAGTTTTTACATATTCAATCTGTAACATAGGGAACTTTGAAACAGAATGGTTAAGTGAGCAAATATTATTATCAAAACCTGTCGCCTTCCCCCTAAAAAGACGACACCTCCCTACTTTCACTCTTCGCAAGTCCTTATTTTTCGGTCAATGGAAAAAATATATTGCGACAAATATGCGACATGTCATACCAATATAAACGGGAACCGTTAACACCAGATGAAGCCAACCGACTGGCTAATGCTTGCAAAACCCACGACGAAAAACTGATCATATGGACTTTGCTCGACACAGGATTAAGGGTTGCAGAATTTTCGAATCTTCAGAGAGACAACATTGATTGGCAGGGACACAGAATTACAATCTACGGAAAAGGTGAACCATACGGAAAGAAAACGAAACGGAGAGTCATTCCTCTAACTCAACGTACACAAACACTGCTTGAGGGACATTTCTCTTTACACGAAACGCTCGGTATAGGTGTCCGCACAATGCAGAGAATTGTGAAGAGAGTTGCAAACAGTGCCCATATATCAAGAGATGTAACACCCCATGTGTTACGTCATACCTTTTCTGTTACCGCTGTTCAGAAAGGTCTCTCGCTCCCCTCTTTACAGCGGATACTTGGACATGATCACTTAACAACCACAGAAATATATTTAAACTTAAGCCCCGAAGATGTTGTGAGAGAATTTAACGAGAAGTGGTAAAGATTCACTTTGTTCAATACTCACTTGCAATAAAAAAGGCGAGACGCATAAGCGCCTCGCCTTGTACTACTCACGTATTAAAACTTTCTTACTTCTTTCCCTTATCATGAGGAGCTACTATCTCTACTGTCGTATCTGAACTGTTACCTATATCGTCAGTAGCCGTAACTGTAATCGTATACACCCTACCTATTCCCTGGCCTTTACGCTCAGACCTGAGCTGTAGAGTTATTTCACCAGTAAACTGGTCTATCGCTGGTGTTGTATAGTCAGGAATCGTGTTACCATCACCGTCAGTATCTGGCGGTTCGCTGCTTGCTACCGTAGCTGAAAGAGTTACCAATCCGCTGTTATCAGAAGCAGTTGCCTGAATGACAACATCTACCATCTGGTGATTTGGTGGCCAGAGTATTCCACCTTGAATAACCGTTGCATGTATCTTCGGATTGGTTGTATCTTCCACTATAACTTCAATGTTTGCAGATTCTGGAAGATTGACACCATCACTGGCTTCTAATGTGACTATATGAATACCAACTGGTAAGCCTCCATATATGGTGTGTGGAATTAAGTTTACTGGAGCCCCACCTACATTGGTCGCAATAGAACTGGACTCGAATATGGTCGCCACTTCAAACCATTTGTAATTAAGGGTTTCACCATCAAAGTCAGCCACTGAACCACTTAACTCAATATCTCCTCCTACCTCAAATGTTCCTGCACCAGCTGGAGCAACAACTGGAGGTGAGTTTGCTATGGTCAAAACCATTACATCAGTTACTGGTGTGTTGATACCATCTTCTACCTCTAATGTCAGTGTGTGTTCACCTATACTAAAAGCTGACAAGGTGGATAAATCCAATGGGGCTGCTCCACCTGAAACAAGTGTTGAAGAGAGCAACACAGTAGAACCTTCTAACCACCGATAATTAAGTGAATCTTCAACATCTATATCGTTAGCTATTCCAGCTAATGTAGTACCTGATTGTTCGCTTGTAAGAATATCAAGATTATCACCTGCATCTGCTGTTGGTGGAGTATTAACACTGCCAGAACAACTGAAATCCCAGTTCGTATTATTTTGATTTACTCCTATAGAATCACATGCAGTAATGGTCTGTAAATCTATTTCGTGAGAATCACTGACATTTAGGAAATTAACCGTCGTTGATGGAGTATCTAGGTTCCATTGAGTACCAGATATCGTTGACGCAAGCACTATCAAATTACCAGATGAACCGTTAACATTAAAAGTAGCGATAGTATGCGTTCCTAAAGTATAAAAGGATAACTTCAGAACACCTGATTCTGCGTTAAGTGTGTCACAATAGAGTGCATCACTAAATGTAACACCTTCTGAATGTGTGTTTTGGACAGTAAGTATATTAAAAGTAGATAAAGTCCCACGTGTAGTTACTGACTGTCCATTGGTAGTAGAATTGAGAGTCACTGTACCTGCGCCTGAATCAAATGTTCCTGCTCCAACATTTGACCAGTTACCACTGAGATTAATTGCACCTGTCGTCGATTGAAGAATTCCTTCATTATTAACGTCTCCATTTATATTTACAGCATTCGTATTAACGTTAACCGTATGGCCAAATGGTATTGTAAGTCCAGCTGCGTGAACTGAGCTAGTGCTTATAACACCAATTAAGGCAACTGTTAATACAATAATAATTTTTATTTTAGACATATTATAGCCCTCCATTGAGGCGAGCCTCTATTTTTGCCAATCTTTCTTCTAGTTTCTTGTTGTGTTCGTGGAGTTGTTCAATATAGATATGGGCCTTCTCCAATTCTTCTACAATACCCTTACGATGTGCGCCGACTTCAACTACTTCCATACCGTCCTCATTCACCTTTGCCTTGGGAACAGCCGCGAGATGTTTGTTATTCCACATAAATTCAGCATGTTCTTTAATTGATTCTAGCTTATAATCGGATTCAAATACATAATCAGCATGCAGCGAAACTCCACTCTGGAAAATAGCTCCATTTACGTCTAAAGCGGCACCTGCATTAGGAGTCGTAGTATTAATACCTACTGATCCAGTTCCAAAATCGCCGTAGATCAAAGTATTGTTACCTTTGGCAATATAGAGTTTGTTATCGCCTGTTGTATGGCTTGAGCCTGCTTGGTAGCCTATAAAGGTATTGCCTGTACCTGTTGCATTAATACCTGCACCATAGCCGATTGCGGTGTTAAAGTTGCCTGTGGTGTTTCCTACGAGTGCACCAGCTCCGAATGCAGCGTTCCTAATGCCTGTTGTGTTATTATACAGTGCGTTAAGTCCGCTGGCTGTATTTTCGTCACCCGATATATTTTTGTAAAGCGCCTGGTATCCAGTGGCTGCATTATGCTTACCTTCAGTATTAAAAAATAGTGATCGCCATCCAATAGCAGTATTATGACTACCTTCGGTGTTACTGGATAATGAGAAAATTCCTACTGCTGTATTTTGTGCGCCTATAGTGTTACTTGCTAATGCGACTAATCCAATGGCAGTGTTCTCATTGCCTGATATGTTCTCACGCATTGTCTCATGCCCAATAGCTACATTCCTCCTGCCTATGGTATTGGATACTAAAGCTAGTGAGCCAATAGCAACATTTCTTCCGCCATTTGTTATAAGTGCAGTATTTTGGCCCGCATTTATCCCCAAGAACGTATTAGAAGTATCATCTTCATCTGTTTTTACGTTATGACCAGGCATTGTAATTATGCCATGGCCCCTAACTTCCATAAGTTTTTGATCGGCCTCATTCTTAATTAAAAAGCCACTGGCACTTGTATTTCCTTCAAGAACCACTTCGGTATCCGCCGCGTAAACAACAGAACTTACACATAAAACCAATGCACAAAAACCAGCAAGTATATTTAATTTCAACACCTTCTACCCCCCCTTTTATATAACATTTTAAAAATAGATGAATACTTTCAATGCAAAAAAACAATCTACTAATTTTACTGAATGATAGTTACGTATATTTTTATTGCCTCCTTTCAAAATTCATGGTTTGCAAAGTTATATTATTGATATAGTAAAAACCCTTACTACAAAGATATTCACATAAATATACATCTAGCAATAAGTCCACCTCAGACCGTATTTATCATTATTTAATACTCCTTTGGTGTAAAATGTGAGTAATTACTACTTTTGCCAGAAGGAATTAAAAATTAAACAATCATTCAGAATGTTTTACATAATTAACAATAAAAGCCTCTAATTGTCAACAAAATATATCACGTAACTATAATCTCACACATCCTGACTTCGGTGACTTTACAAGGAGACCAATTTGTAAACAAACCGCATTTCTGTGCCAGGAAAAACTGTTTCTATTTCATTGAGTTGCTTGCAAAGTTTAAGTGCTATTTTGTTTGACCTCTCATTGCTTAGACTATGAAGTGATACATTTAATATCTTGTTTTCTCTGTCTGGTTCAATGTCTACTTCTGTCGAAAATATCTGCCGTAACAACACCCTTGTTGTCTTCCTCTGTGATAGTTTTGGCTCGATCATTGTTGCCATAGCTGTCTCTGCTCTATAATCTATCATCTTTATTGTATCCACAATATGCTTCTTTTCATTTGTTAAACTACTATATTGCTCGCACTCCGGCAACTCTCCAATCTCAATACTCTTCTCTATCTGTTTGCGTTGTTCCTTTAAACCTGCCACCTCATTTCTATACAATTCAATTACTTCCTGCAATTGTGATTTTTTTATTACATACTTTTTCATCTCTTCATCTTCTTCTGTAATGTTTTTGTCTTCGAGTTCCAAGGTTATTTGCCCAAATTCAGACACCCTCTTTCCAAGCTTCTGGCTTACACTTCTTATCCTACTCTCAATATCTCTATAAGCAGGGTTTACCACCTTCACTGTCTCATCAACAGGAGCTGTACCATACTCGATAAGTCTATCAATCCCAAAGTGTTCACGCATGTATTTGAAAAAGTTCTCCTGTGACCATCTGGCGAACATTGTACCCGCTATCACCGCCATGTCAGGGATAAAATCCGTTGTGATTATTGCCGTCTGATGACCACTTTGAGTCAACCTGCGAATCTCTCTTACATTAACTTTCTTTGACAGCTTTGTCATCTTCTCCGCAAGCATCATTCGCACTACCTCACCATTATGCAATTTAACCTCCTCTTCTTTAAACATCTCTTCTGGCCAATCCTTACCCGCATATTTCCTGTATGTATAACACGAGATACGTTGCTCTTCCCACATCTGCTTGAAAAACTCAGGACTATAACCCTCTCTATCAAAGATAACTGAAAATCTTGATAATTGTGGGTTTCTTGTAAGCTCTGATTCAGTAGGTTGGTTGGGGACTTCTTTGAGGAGTTTCGGTATGATCTCGGTCTTCAATATCGACAGCAACCCTTTATTATGAGCGCTGCTAACCACAAAATACGGCTGACCAATAGCATCATTAACCCAGTAATCGCTCATTCCCCTGAAACAAAGCTTTTCACGTGTTACAAACCTTTTAGGCAGTTTTGTCTTTTTTCCATGATAAACTCTTACTCTGCCGTCAACATACAACAACCCGGCTATCACACCTGCAGACCCCATCCACTCTTTTGACAACTCACTATTCCATTGCTGCGCATTATTCTGCTTTGCCAA harbors:
- a CDS encoding PEP-CTERM sorting domain-containing protein, which codes for MEIIKSYYNIKPKVVLCIVLISLFLIPLITYATTIYNIKDDWSDTNNPNGVWSLNRNGALLTARIAGGDSWGSPQQAWGSGQSFENIFKSNGTEQFTHDWQQDDIVTHTPNSTSQFHEIKWTSPEDGVFSISGAAWSTRALSRTNIWSLHSNGNLLTQGVLQFGPTSRANPFLFENGSNGSSVIQNLSLFKDDTIQLRIQNISGLGDYVGLNLQIEGGPAAVPEPATIALLGIGLTVLAGAEVRRRRKKKTINS
- a CDS encoding DUF1566 domain-containing protein, which codes for MKKLLILVFAFLLCSPTSQATLIDNLDGTITDTNTDLMWLQDTRYAMTSGYDHDGNMDWYEAMEWAETLSFGGFNNWRLPSMDVNGDMVIVDGSSVSATELLDNEYAYMYYFNGITPFIPDVFTNFAPSGLRNYWSSTLSTTDLDNAHHFLFVNGGQSEMDKEYGGGYLWAVRDINSVPEPTIITLFCIGIVGLAGAEVRRRRKKKAVVKS
- a CDS encoding tyrosine-type recombinase/integrase, with product MSYQYKREPLTPDEANRLANACKTHDEKLIIWTLLDTGLRVAEFSNLQRDNIDWQGHRITIYGKGEPYGKKTKRRVIPLTQRTQTLLEGHFSLHETLGIGVRTMQRIVKRVANSAHISRDVTPHVLRHTFSVTAVQKGLSLPSLQRILGHDHLTTTEIYLNLSPEDVVREFNEKW